Proteins encoded within one genomic window of Brachybacterium muris:
- a CDS encoding DUF6049 family protein → MLSSPLPVRPALVALSAVLLTLLLVAAPALVNGPATALAMGSGTVSARPAAPAAPPQPAPDAPVALDLESLTPTSLGADGTVAAEVTVTNTSSEHIASPQLALRTRISRVTERQAVAAWQARTEVDATGDPVATSAASTDLAPGESVTLAVSASADQLGYVDAPYYWGTRRISLTVVSGQEQLASLYTFVVWRPSGATDTIRQSVVLPVATLDPSAPITAPDAFAEAVESGRIADLVDLAVRTDVDWWLDPALLDPPRIPVGSTAEDGAPATEPPAEGGDATAAPTVPEYEPHPVAAPLASTLAEQVGDRTVLAMPYAHADRVALQAAGTTTLSTAVTEAGQRAWGDAGITPAGNALSVPAQQADAQTLQDAADAGATTLMVPSSALRGSAPGTVTPSSVGSLATDAGPIPVLAPDPELSAEFSLLTGSTDTERTRQRMLAETATIASEYTTAPRHVLIAPDPGAALDAQATGSVLDAFADAPWITAGRTGDLMGATGSGDWTTDPQDETGALLTLGEIDPEAVTPTAPDEIGLYQPLAEAEPTPLTSPAVLEDLAGSWEQLDRLGAAMDDDAALDAPRLMALSGASLRWRGMAGVPAERARETGNEVGLLMDRIHVVPASGYNLISDSAGVPITLTNELDTPITVRTALSSDRPLVRIDQDQPEVTVPARGETEIAVPVDAIANGTVQLTVGLTTPDGRPLTEPIEVPLTVNPAWENWTTLLLVIGMGLLVVVGVIRARRTGASTRAPAVQGPEDPVELSRTGLSRPAPPDPGPHEPAQQNRRTQTDPQEERA, encoded by the coding sequence ATGCTGTCGTCCCCGCTGCCCGTGCGCCCTGCGCTCGTGGCGCTGTCGGCAGTGCTGCTGACGCTGCTGCTGGTGGCGGCACCCGCACTGGTGAACGGTCCCGCGACGGCGCTGGCCATGGGCTCGGGCACGGTGTCGGCCCGCCCCGCCGCACCGGCGGCACCCCCGCAGCCCGCACCGGATGCGCCGGTGGCGCTGGACCTGGAGTCCCTCACCCCCACCTCCCTCGGTGCGGACGGCACCGTGGCGGCGGAGGTGACCGTGACCAACACCTCCTCGGAGCACATCGCCTCCCCGCAGCTCGCACTGCGCACCCGCATCTCCCGCGTCACCGAACGGCAGGCTGTTGCCGCGTGGCAGGCCCGCACCGAGGTCGATGCGACCGGTGACCCGGTGGCCACCTCCGCCGCGAGCACCGACCTGGCCCCGGGGGAGTCCGTCACCCTGGCCGTCAGTGCGAGCGCCGACCAGCTGGGCTACGTGGACGCCCCGTACTACTGGGGGACGCGCCGGATCTCCCTCACCGTCGTCTCCGGGCAGGAGCAGCTGGCCTCGCTGTACACCTTCGTGGTGTGGCGCCCCTCGGGGGCGACCGACACGATCCGCCAGTCGGTGGTGCTTCCGGTGGCGACCCTGGACCCCTCCGCGCCCATCACCGCGCCCGATGCCTTCGCCGAGGCAGTGGAGTCCGGCAGGATCGCGGACCTGGTGGACCTCGCCGTGCGCACGGACGTGGACTGGTGGCTGGACCCGGCGCTGCTGGACCCGCCCCGCATCCCGGTCGGCTCCACCGCTGAGGACGGCGCACCGGCCACCGAGCCCCCGGCCGAGGGCGGCGATGCCACTGCTGCGCCGACGGTCCCCGAGTACGAGCCGCACCCGGTCGCCGCACCGCTCGCCTCCACGCTCGCCGAGCAGGTGGGGGACCGCACCGTGTTGGCGATGCCCTACGCGCACGCCGACCGGGTGGCCCTGCAGGCCGCCGGGACGACCACCCTCTCCACCGCCGTCACCGAGGCGGGGCAGCGGGCCTGGGGGGACGCCGGCATCACGCCGGCCGGCAACGCCCTGTCCGTCCCCGCGCAGCAGGCCGACGCCCAGACCCTCCAGGACGCAGCGGATGCCGGCGCGACCACGCTGATGGTCCCCTCCTCCGCCCTGCGGGGATCGGCGCCGGGGACGGTCACCCCCAGCTCGGTGGGCTCCCTGGCGACCGACGCCGGCCCGATCCCGGTGCTGGCCCCGGATCCGGAGCTGTCGGCCGAGTTCTCCCTGCTCACCGGCAGCACCGACACCGAGCGGACCCGGCAGAGGATGCTGGCCGAGACCGCCACGATCGCCTCGGAGTACACCACCGCGCCGCGCCATGTGCTGATCGCCCCGGACCCGGGGGCCGCCCTGGACGCCCAGGCCACCGGCTCGGTGCTGGACGCCTTCGCCGACGCCCCCTGGATCACCGCGGGCCGCACCGGGGACCTGATGGGCGCGACGGGCAGCGGGGACTGGACCACGGACCCGCAGGACGAGACCGGGGCGCTGCTGACCCTCGGGGAGATCGACCCCGAGGCCGTCACCCCCACCGCCCCCGACGAGATCGGGCTGTACCAGCCTCTCGCCGAGGCGGAGCCCACGCCCCTGACCAGCCCGGCCGTGCTGGAGGACCTCGCCGGTTCCTGGGAGCAGCTGGACCGGCTGGGGGCCGCGATGGACGACGACGCCGCCCTGGACGCCCCCCGGTTGATGGCCCTGTCCGGGGCCTCCCTGCGGTGGCGGGGCATGGCGGGGGTGCCCGCCGAGCGCGCTCGGGAGACCGGCAACGAGGTGGGTCTGCTGATGGACCGCATCCACGTGGTGCCCGCCTCGGGCTACAACCTGATCTCCGACTCGGCAGGTGTGCCGATCACCCTCACCAATGAGCTGGACACACCGATCACGGTGCGCACCGCGCTCAGCTCGGACCGGCCACTGGTGCGGATCGACCAGGACCAGCCCGAGGTGACGGTGCCGGCCCGCGGCGAAACGGAGATCGCCGTTCCCGTGGATGCGATCGCCAACGGCACCGTGCAGCTCACGGTGGGGCTGACCACCCCGGACGGCCGGCCGCTGACCGAGCCGATCGAGGTGCCGCTGACGGTGAACCCGGCCTGGGAGAACTGGACCACCCTGCTGCTGGTGATCGGCATGGGCCTGCTGGTGGTGGTGGGCGTGATCCGTGCCCGCCGCACCGGCGCCAGCACCCGCGCTCCCGCGGTGCAGGGCCCGGAGGACCCGGTCGAGCTCTCCCGCACCGGACTGTCCCGCCCGGCCCCTCCCGATCCTGGCCCCCACGAGCCCGCCCAGCAGAACCGCCGGACCCAGACCGACCCGCAGGAGGAGCGCGCATGA
- a CDS encoding single-stranded DNA-binding protein yields MANDTVITVIGNLTADPELRFTQSGIAVASFTVASTPRTFDRQANEWKDGEALFLRCSIWRDAAENVAESLEKGTRVIVQGRLKQRSYTDREGNNRTSIELDVEEIGPSLKYATAKPTKVQRGGGGGFSGGGQRGGAPQGGGYGGGNGGNQGGGGYGNAPQGGNQSGDSDPWAGGGNQGGYDDPPF; encoded by the coding sequence ATGGCGAATGACACCGTCATCACGGTGATCGGCAACCTCACCGCCGACCCCGAGCTGCGTTTCACGCAGTCCGGCATCGCGGTGGCGTCGTTCACCGTCGCGTCCACCCCCCGCACCTTCGATCGCCAGGCGAACGAATGGAAGGACGGGGAGGCGCTGTTCCTGCGCTGCTCGATCTGGCGCGACGCCGCGGAGAACGTGGCCGAGTCGCTGGAGAAGGGCACCCGCGTGATCGTGCAGGGTCGCCTCAAGCAGCGCTCCTACACCGACCGCGAGGGCAACAACCGCACCAGCATCGAGCTGGACGTCGAGGAGATCGGCCCGTCCCTGAAGTACGCCACCGCGAAGCCCACCAAGGTGCAGCGCGGCGGCGGGGGCGGCTTCTCCGGCGGCGGCCAGCGCGGCGGCGCCCCCCAGGGCGGCGGCTACGGCGGCGGCAACGGTGGCAACCAGGGCGGCGGTGGCTACGGCAACGCCCCCCAGGGTGGCAACCAGTCCGGCGACTCCGACCCCTGGGCCGGTGGCGGCAACCAGGGCGGGTACGACGATCCCCCCTTCTGA
- the rpsF gene encoding 30S ribosomal protein S6, which translates to MRTYEMVVILDPSVDERTVSGTFEKLVQVVPAEGGTVDNVDVWGKRKFAYEIDKKSEGIYIVLTFTAKPETAQELDRQLGLNESVLRTKLMRVDETKPAVAAEPAADESN; encoded by the coding sequence ATGCGCACTTACGAAATGGTCGTGATCCTCGACCCGTCCGTCGATGAGCGGACCGTGAGCGGAACCTTCGAGAAGCTCGTCCAGGTCGTCCCTGCTGAGGGCGGCACCGTCGACAACGTCGACGTGTGGGGCAAGCGGAAGTTCGCCTACGAGATCGACAAGAAGTCCGAGGGCATCTACATCGTCCTCACCTTCACCGCCAAGCCCGAGACCGCCCAGGAGCTGGATCGTCAGCTGGGCCTGAACGAGTCCGTGCTGCGCACCAAGCTGATGCGCGTCGACGAGACCAAGCCCGCCGTTGCGGCCGAGCCCGCTGCCGACGAGTCCAACTGA
- a CDS encoding amino acid permease encodes MNSPSHPSSRPDRATPATATPAPVDGSEDSHRGLARSLGHGQMAMIAMGSALGTGLFLGSGEAIALAGPAVIITFAVGSLIAATIALSMGEMASRHPVRGGFGTLAARYLSPFWGYLSRWLYWIVTVGVTGTELVACAAYLSYWAPGVPIWAGILMFAAVIIGINLASVGSFGTVEFALSSVKVIAVLVFIIVGVILVFVGLPSQPAPGLSLLTADGGFAPMGWAPVWVALSIVMFSFGGIELLSITAAEAKDPARSIRTAARTTVVRLAFFYVACIGIVLCLVPWQQAAGTGEDVATSPFVMVFDRLGIPGGAHVTNLLVLIAALSAANANLYAGSRMLHSLASDGLAPRAVAWTTRNRVPVVGIACSSIGIVGAAILAFSGVGGVFGYMMSLVVFSVLMVWALILITFIRFRRSGITGATFHVPGGIGTAVVGLVGLLAILATVTVRPSMQAAAMVGVPVVLIASVLYVLVARHRIDQADIDEAFAEAESMR; translated from the coding sequence GTGAATTCCCCGTCCCACCCCTCCTCCCGCCCTGACCGGGCCACCCCCGCAACGGCCACCCCCGCACCGGTCGACGGCTCGGAGGACTCCCACCGCGGCCTCGCCCGCTCCCTCGGCCACGGGCAGATGGCCATGATCGCCATGGGCTCGGCGCTGGGCACCGGCCTGTTCCTGGGCTCCGGTGAGGCGATCGCCCTGGCCGGCCCCGCCGTGATCATCACCTTCGCGGTCGGCTCCCTGATCGCGGCCACCATCGCCCTGTCGATGGGGGAGATGGCCTCGCGGCATCCCGTGCGCGGCGGCTTCGGCACCCTGGCCGCCCGCTACCTCTCCCCGTTCTGGGGGTACCTCAGCCGCTGGCTGTACTGGATCGTCACCGTGGGGGTGACGGGCACCGAGCTGGTGGCCTGCGCCGCCTACCTCTCCTACTGGGCGCCCGGGGTGCCCATCTGGGCCGGGATCCTGATGTTCGCCGCGGTGATCATCGGGATCAACCTGGCCAGCGTCGGCTCCTTCGGCACCGTCGAGTTCGCACTGTCCTCCGTGAAGGTGATCGCGGTGCTGGTGTTCATCATCGTCGGCGTGATCCTGGTGTTCGTCGGCCTGCCGTCCCAGCCCGCCCCCGGCCTCAGCCTGCTCACGGCCGACGGGGGCTTCGCGCCGATGGGCTGGGCGCCGGTGTGGGTGGCCCTGTCGATCGTGATGTTCTCCTTCGGCGGCATCGAGCTGCTGTCCATCACCGCGGCGGAGGCCAAGGACCCGGCCCGCTCCATCCGCACCGCCGCCCGCACCACCGTGGTGCGCCTGGCGTTCTTCTACGTGGCCTGCATCGGCATCGTGCTGTGCCTGGTGCCGTGGCAGCAGGCCGCCGGCACCGGTGAGGATGTGGCCACCTCCCCGTTCGTGATGGTGTTCGACCGGCTGGGCATCCCCGGCGGCGCGCACGTCACGAACCTTCTGGTGCTGATCGCGGCGCTCTCAGCTGCCAACGCGAACCTCTACGCCGGCAGCCGCATGCTGCACTCCCTGGCCTCGGACGGACTGGCACCACGTGCCGTCGCCTGGACCACCCGGAACCGGGTGCCGGTGGTGGGCATCGCCTGCAGCTCCATCGGCATCGTCGGCGCTGCGATCCTGGCGTTCAGCGGGGTGGGCGGCGTGTTCGGCTACATGATGAGCCTGGTGGTGTTCTCGGTGCTGATGGTGTGGGCACTGATCCTGATCACCTTCATCCGGTTCCGCCGCAGCGGCATCACCGGTGCCACCTTCCACGTCCCCGGCGGCATCGGCACCGCAGTGGTGGGTCTGGTGGGGCTGCTGGCGATCCTGGCCACCGTCACGGTGCGGCCCAGCATGCAGGCCGCCGCGATGGTGGGGGTTCCGGTGGTGCTGATCGCGTCCGTGCTGTACGTGCTGGTGGCACGCCACCGCATCGACCAGGCCGACATCGACGAGGCCTTCGCCGAGGCGGAGTCCATGCGCTGA
- a CDS encoding ribosomal protein L7/L12, whose product MFGNKQKQEQIDRLVRKNRELGALVVQLAERAGVTGAELDRLRADTEPGLTTQVQQVVAGGKLIEAIKEYRVATGAGLKEAKDAVEEYARRMQ is encoded by the coding sequence ATGTTCGGGAACAAGCAGAAGCAAGAGCAGATCGATCGACTGGTGCGGAAGAACCGTGAGCTGGGAGCCCTGGTGGTGCAACTCGCTGAGCGAGCCGGCGTGACCGGTGCGGAGCTGGACCGGCTGCGAGCGGACACCGAGCCCGGCCTCACCACCCAGGTGCAGCAGGTGGTCGCCGGGGGCAAGTTGATCGAGGCCATCAAGGAGTACCGCGTCGCCACGGGAGCAGGCCTCAAGGAGGCCAAGGACGCCGTGGAGGAGTACGCGCGTCGCATGCAGTGA
- the rplI gene encoding 50S ribosomal protein L9, giving the protein MTTKLILTNEVTGLGTAGDVVEVKDGYARNYLVPRGLATAWTKGGQRQLDQIRAARGKRSIESVEEAQSLKATLEAKPIVVAERAGVNGRLFGAVTSKEVAEAVKATFDKDIDRRAVEFATAIKSLGEHKATVRLHEDIFANLVVQVVAAKGAKA; this is encoded by the coding sequence ATGACCACCAAGCTCATCCTCACCAACGAGGTCACCGGCCTCGGTACCGCCGGTGACGTCGTCGAGGTCAAGGACGGCTACGCCCGCAACTACCTGGTCCCCCGCGGCCTCGCCACGGCATGGACCAAGGGTGGCCAGCGCCAGCTGGACCAGATCCGTGCCGCTCGCGGCAAGCGTTCCATCGAGAGCGTGGAGGAGGCCCAGTCGCTGAAGGCCACCCTGGAGGCCAAGCCGATCGTCGTCGCCGAGCGCGCCGGCGTCAACGGCCGTCTCTTCGGTGCCGTCACCTCCAAGGAGGTGGCCGAGGCAGTGAAGGCCACCTTCGACAAGGACATCGACCGCCGCGCCGTCGAGTTCGCCACCGCGATCAAGTCGCTGGGCGAGCACAAGGCGACCGTGCGCCTGCACGAGGACATCTTCGCGAACCTCGTGGTCCAGGTCGTGGCCGCCAAGGGCGCCAAGGCCTGA
- a CDS encoding CCA tRNA nucleotidyltransferase, whose translation MFRALPEEIHDLGRRFEAAGFELALVGGPVRDAVLGRSSADLDFTTSARPDDTEAILRTWTRDGAIWDMGRQFGTLGGVRDGVKVEITTYRTETYDPTSRKPQVAFGDTLIGDLSRRDFTVNAMAVRIPSLDLVDPFDGLADLAAGVLRTPVAPEQSFDDDPLRMMRAVRFVSQLGFALHPATAAAVEALADRITIVSAERVREELVRLICGQHPRRGLELMVDLGLAVHVLPELPAMQLELDEHHRHKDVYQHSLTVLDQAIDLESEPGSGGPCESPDLVLRLAALLHDIGKPATRRFEEGGTVTFRFHETVGAKMAAKRLKALTFDKDTTKKVARLVELHLRFHGYADAPWTDSAVRRYVTDAGDLLERLHRLTRADVTTRNRRKARHLARAYDELEQRIADLAEQEEIGKIRPDLDGNRIMELLGIGPGREVGEAYKHLLELRMEHGPLGPERAEQELRAWWEAR comes from the coding sequence ATGTTCCGGGCCCTGCCCGAGGAGATCCATGACCTGGGCCGCCGTTTCGAGGCCGCGGGCTTCGAGCTGGCCCTGGTGGGCGGGCCGGTGCGGGACGCGGTGCTGGGCCGCTCCAGCGCCGACCTGGACTTCACCACCTCCGCCCGACCGGACGACACCGAGGCGATCCTTCGCACGTGGACCCGCGACGGCGCGATCTGGGACATGGGCCGGCAGTTCGGCACCCTGGGCGGGGTGCGAGACGGCGTGAAGGTGGAGATCACCACCTACCGCACGGAGACCTACGACCCCACCAGCCGCAAGCCCCAGGTGGCCTTCGGCGACACCCTGATCGGTGACCTCTCCCGCCGCGACTTCACCGTCAACGCGATGGCCGTGCGGATCCCCTCGCTGGACCTGGTGGATCCCTTCGACGGTCTGGCCGACCTCGCCGCCGGTGTGCTGCGCACCCCCGTGGCTCCTGAGCAGTCCTTCGACGACGACCCCCTGCGGATGATGCGTGCGGTGCGCTTCGTCTCCCAGCTGGGCTTCGCCCTGCACCCGGCCACCGCCGCGGCCGTCGAGGCGCTCGCCGACCGCATCACCATCGTCTCCGCGGAGCGGGTGCGGGAGGAGCTGGTGCGCCTGATCTGCGGTCAGCACCCCCGGCGGGGCCTGGAGCTGATGGTGGACCTGGGACTGGCCGTCCACGTGCTGCCGGAGCTGCCGGCGATGCAGCTGGAGCTCGATGAGCACCACCGGCACAAGGACGTGTACCAGCACTCCCTCACCGTGCTGGACCAGGCCATCGACCTGGAGAGCGAGCCCGGCTCCGGTGGGCCCTGCGAGAGCCCTGACCTGGTGCTGCGCCTGGCCGCGCTGCTGCACGACATCGGCAAGCCCGCCACCCGCCGCTTCGAGGAGGGAGGCACCGTCACTTTCCGCTTCCACGAGACGGTGGGCGCGAAGATGGCCGCCAAGCGCCTGAAGGCGCTCACCTTCGACAAGGACACCACCAAGAAGGTGGCCCGCCTGGTGGAGCTGCACCTGCGGTTCCACGGCTACGCGGACGCCCCGTGGACCGACTCGGCGGTGCGGCGCTACGTCACCGACGCCGGTGACCTGCTGGAGCGCCTGCACCGCCTCACCCGGGCCGACGTCACCACCCGCAACCGTCGCAAGGCCCGCCATCTGGCCCGCGCCTACGACGAGCTCGAGCAGCGCATCGCCGACCTCGCCGAGCAGGAGGAGATCGGGAAGATCCGCCCGGACCTGGACGGCAACCGGATCATGGAGCTGCTGGGCATCGGCCCGGGCCGGGAGGTGGGTGAGGCGTACAAGCACCTGCTGGAGCTGCGGATGGAGCACGGGCCGCTGGGGCCCGAGCGCGCTGAGCAGGAGTTGCGCGCCTGGTGGGAGGCCCGCTGA
- the rpsR gene encoding 30S ribosomal protein S18, whose product MAKPVLRKPKKKQNPLKAAGLETVDYKDAGLLRKFISDRGKIRARRVTGVTVQEQRKIAKAVKNAREIALLPYSTSGR is encoded by the coding sequence ATGGCCAAGCCTGTTCTTCGCAAGCCGAAGAAGAAGCAGAACCCGCTGAAGGCCGCGGGTCTCGAGACCGTTGATTACAAGGACGCAGGTCTGCTGCGCAAGTTCATCTCCGACCGTGGAAAGATCCGCGCTCGCCGCGTCACCGGTGTGACCGTGCAGGAGCAGCGCAAGATCGCCAAGGCCGTGAAGAACGCCCGCGAGATCGCCCTGCTGCCGTACTCGACCTCCGGTCGCTGA
- a CDS encoding transglycosylase domain-containing protein translates to MSESRRSSGARRAAGVRRASGSGKSDARGKRIAGGKDAGSRTPSADRIKGSSRTQRKGSAGAAAASTGAGAGAAAAGSTGGARSSAGARATGRRAADRTSVAARHAAPGGAGAGAGKGGGSGRGGSGSSGPGRAGGSGKPGKGGGSKGGRGSRGGRGKKVAATNVLNYPRAGAKNPWRWLPSLRMIVGAMALFVIAGLGFAVWLYNDTEVPEVDDIALAQTSRVYFADGETEMGRFSEINRTIIPNDEIPENVKDAVVASEDSSFYENRGVSPRGIVRALINNLRGGAQQGGSTITQQYVERYHTGTTTSYVGKAKEAVMALKIDQELSKDEILSRYLNTIYFGRGAYGVQEAAQAYFGKDAKDLTDEEAAVLVAVIPAPSAYDPAENPEKAEQLWTRVIERRVNATGGLTAAEADAMQFPETIPPGRTNVLGGTNGYLLDTVRSELIAQGMTADQLNTGGYRIISTIDPRMQEIAVTAIAELPEDRPERNRVGTLTIDPSSGAIRSMYGGPDFVKQAQNDATQSRMQAGSIFKTFTLIAALEDGYPLKSRWDGNSPKEFPEQGWTVKNFNDTSYGRVTLEKATTSSINTAYGELNIEIGPERTQETAIKLGLPEDTPGLGAEPSNVLGSASPTVREMAEVYATVAAGGMYRPSYIVQTVHTPDGAVEYEHQDNEQRALDERVAINATVALQGPPTEGSARSLRDVMDGRPVAGKTGTSESFRSAWFVGFTPQLVTAVGMFQPTEDGTGEEPLTRFGGVDNITGGSFPTQIWGSIMSRSLEGQEFIDFPEEVRLENQKRTQRTQAPRPRTTRAPAPEPTTEEPSEEPSEEPTTEEPSEEPSEEPSEEPTTEEPSEEPTTEEEPTEEPEPEPTTTQPGGGRGNGGGNERPTEEPTTDTQGGERAPNRGGSGTGSGGSGAGGGTGGRDDAGPPAGGGRDDGTA, encoded by the coding sequence ATGAGCGAATCCCGACGCTCGTCCGGCGCCCGTCGTGCCGCAGGTGTGCGGCGCGCCTCCGGTTCCGGAAAGTCCGACGCGCGCGGCAAGCGGATCGCCGGCGGCAAGGACGCAGGCTCCCGTACGCCCTCTGCTGATCGCATCAAGGGCAGCAGCCGCACCCAGCGCAAGGGCTCCGCCGGCGCGGCAGCAGCCTCCACCGGTGCGGGGGCCGGGGCTGCAGCTGCCGGATCCACCGGTGGTGCTCGATCCTCTGCCGGCGCTCGGGCCACGGGCCGACGCGCAGCCGACCGGACCTCGGTGGCGGCGCGCCATGCAGCCCCCGGTGGTGCAGGTGCAGGTGCCGGGAAGGGCGGCGGGTCCGGTCGCGGTGGCAGTGGCTCCTCGGGACCCGGTCGCGCCGGAGGCTCCGGCAAGCCCGGCAAGGGCGGCGGTTCGAAGGGTGGCCGAGGCAGTCGCGGAGGCCGGGGCAAGAAGGTCGCCGCTACCAACGTCCTGAACTATCCCCGCGCCGGGGCGAAGAACCCCTGGCGCTGGCTGCCCTCGCTGCGCATGATCGTGGGCGCGATGGCACTGTTCGTGATCGCCGGACTGGGCTTCGCGGTGTGGCTGTACAACGACACCGAGGTGCCCGAGGTGGACGACATCGCCCTGGCGCAGACCTCCCGGGTCTACTTCGCCGACGGCGAGACCGAGATGGGCCGCTTCAGCGAGATCAACCGCACCATCATCCCCAACGACGAGATCCCCGAGAACGTCAAGGACGCGGTGGTGGCCAGCGAGGACTCCAGCTTCTACGAGAACCGCGGGGTGTCCCCCCGCGGGATCGTGCGCGCCCTGATCAACAACCTCAGGGGCGGCGCCCAGCAGGGCGGTTCCACCATCACCCAGCAGTACGTGGAGCGGTACCACACCGGCACCACCACCTCCTACGTCGGCAAGGCGAAGGAAGCGGTGATGGCGCTGAAGATCGACCAGGAGCTCAGCAAGGACGAGATCCTCTCGCGGTACCTCAACACCATCTACTTCGGCCGCGGCGCCTACGGCGTCCAGGAGGCCGCCCAGGCGTACTTCGGCAAGGACGCGAAGGACCTCACGGACGAGGAGGCCGCGGTGCTGGTCGCCGTGATCCCCGCCCCATCGGCCTACGACCCCGCGGAGAACCCGGAGAAGGCCGAGCAGCTGTGGACCCGCGTGATCGAGCGACGGGTCAACGCCACCGGCGGGCTCACGGCCGCCGAGGCCGACGCCATGCAGTTCCCCGAGACCATCCCCCCGGGCCGCACCAATGTCCTGGGCGGCACCAACGGGTACCTGCTGGACACGGTGCGCAGCGAGCTGATCGCCCAGGGGATGACCGCGGACCAGCTGAACACCGGCGGCTACCGGATCATCTCCACGATCGACCCGCGGATGCAGGAGATCGCGGTGACAGCGATCGCCGAGCTGCCCGAGGACAGGCCCGAGCGCAACCGCGTGGGCACCCTGACGATCGACCCCTCCTCCGGGGCGATCCGCTCGATGTACGGCGGGCCCGACTTCGTGAAGCAGGCGCAGAACGATGCCACCCAGTCGCGCATGCAGGCCGGCTCGATCTTCAAGACCTTCACCCTGATCGCGGCCCTGGAGGACGGCTACCCGCTGAAATCCCGTTGGGACGGCAACTCCCCGAAGGAGTTCCCGGAGCAGGGGTGGACCGTCAAGAACTTCAACGACACCTCCTACGGGCGGGTGACCCTCGAGAAGGCCACCACCAGCTCGATCAACACCGCCTACGGCGAGCTGAACATCGAGATCGGTCCGGAGCGCACTCAGGAGACGGCCATCAAGCTGGGCTTGCCGGAGGACACCCCGGGCCTGGGTGCGGAGCCCTCCAACGTGCTGGGTTCGGCCTCGCCGACGGTGCGTGAGATGGCCGAGGTGTACGCGACGGTGGCCGCCGGCGGCATGTACCGGCCCTCCTACATCGTGCAGACGGTGCACACGCCGGACGGCGCCGTGGAGTACGAGCACCAGGACAACGAGCAGCGGGCGCTGGACGAGCGGGTCGCGATCAACGCGACCGTTGCCCTGCAGGGCCCGCCCACGGAGGGGTCCGCCCGCTCGCTGCGGGATGTGATGGACGGACGCCCCGTGGCCGGCAAGACCGGCACCTCGGAGTCCTTCCGCTCGGCCTGGTTCGTGGGCTTCACCCCGCAGCTGGTGACCGCGGTGGGCATGTTCCAGCCCACTGAGGACGGCACCGGTGAGGAGCCGCTGACCCGCTTCGGCGGGGTCGACAACATCACCGGCGGCAGCTTCCCCACACAGATCTGGGGGTCCATCATGTCCCGCTCGCTGGAGGGTCAGGAGTTCATCGACTTCCCGGAGGAGGTGCGCCTGGAGAACCAGAAGCGGACCCAGCGCACGCAGGCACCGCGACCGCGCACCACCCGGGCCCCGGCACCGGAGCCGACCACGGAGGAGCCCTCGGAGGAGCCTTCGGAGGAGCCCACCACGGAAGAGCCGTCGGAGGAGCCGTCGGAGGAGCCGTCGGAGGAGCCGACCACCGAGGAGCCGTCGGAGGAGCCGACGACCGAGGAGGAGCCCACCGAGGAGCCCGAACCCGAGCCCACCACCACACAGCCGGGCGGCGGCCGAGGCAACGGCGGTGGCAACGAGAGGCCCACCGAGGAGCCCACCACCGACACCCAGGGCGGCGAGAGGGCCCCGAACCGCGGCGGGTCAGGAACCGGCTCCGGAGGTTCCGGGGCGGGAGGCGGCACCGGTGGACGTGACGACGCCGGCCCGCCCGCCGGTGGCGGACGGGACGACGGCACCGCCTGA